TCTGTCGCGACGATCAGGCGCTGGCCCGCGAGGGTGTCGGCCGCGTCAAACACCGCCCCTTTGCCCCCTGACAGAACGTAGCGTGGCGCGTCCCCTTTGCGCCGTAGCCCGATCCGATCGGGATAGGCTAAGGCCAGTTGTGCGGCCAATTCCAGATGAGGTTTGTCGTCCAACCCTTTGGCAAGGCGGGGAATGTCAGCTTTGATCTGCTGTAGGGCCGCATGGTTGATTTGACCGGGGCCGTCGTAATTGCCACGTAAGGCCTTCATCCGCAACGACAGGTCAGCTGGTGCGCCACGTAGCGGATCGCGGGCGGATAGAAGGGCGGCTGTCGGGGCTGCCTGTTTGCCTGCAGTGAGAAGCATATGCCCCAAGCGCGGCTGGACTGGCAGCGCGGCGAGTTTACGGCCGTGCGCCGTGATTTTACCCTGTCCGTCGCGTGCGCCAAGTGTGGTGAGCAGCGCGCGCGCTTCGGCCAATGGTCCCGGTGGTGGTGGCGTCAGGAACGACAGGTCGTCGCTGCCCCAGACGTCAAGTTCTATGGCCAGCGGGGCGAGGTCTTCGACTTCGATGCCTGCGGGCGGGAATGCCGCGAGCGCCCCGTCTTCGCCTTTGGTCCAGAGCGCATATGCGTCCCCTGCCGCGACACGACCCGCCCGACCTGCGCGTTGGGTGGCTTCGGCGCGGCTGACTTTTTCGGTGACAAGGCGCGACATGCCCGAGTTCGGGTCGAACCGTGATCTGCGCGCGCGGCCTGCGTCGATGACAACCGTGATGTCTTCGATGGTCAGCGAGGTTTCGGCGATGGATGTGGCCAGCACGATTTTGCGACCCTGTGTGACTGGCGCGATGGCGGCGCGTTGGTCTTTGAAGGGCATCGCCCCATAAAGGGGGCGGATGTGATGGTCGGCGGGCAGGTTCAGGCGTTTCGCGGTTTCGCGGATTTCGCCCTCACCGGGGAGAAAGACGAGGATGCCGCCTGCGGATTGCGGCGCAATCTCGTGGATCATATCCGCCGTCGCATGTGCGATCCGCGTTTTCGGGGGCAGGGCGCGGGGTAGGTAATGGCGAGTGACGGGGAAGGTCCGGCCTTCGGAGGTGATGATCGGCGCGTCGTCCAAAAGAGCCGCGACGGGGGCTGCATCCAACGTGGCGGACATGACGACAATCTGCAGGTCATCACGCAGGACTTGGGCGATTTCCCAAACGAAGGCGAGGCCAAGGTCAGCGTTTAGTGACCGTTCGTGGAATTCGTCGAATATCACGGCACCGATGCCCGGTAGTTCGGGATCGGATTGGATCATGCGGGTCAGGATGCCTTCGGTCACGACCTCGATCCTGCTGCCCGATTTGCTATCGCCGCGCATGCGGTAACCGACGGTTTGGCCTGTTGTTTCCCCGAGTTGTTCCGCAAGGCGATCCGCTGCCGCCCGCGCGGCAAGGCGGCGGGGTTCGAGCATGATAATTTTGCCGGGGGTCACCTCCGCGTCGAGCATCGCCAATGGCACCCGCGACGTCTTACCTGCGCCAGGTGGGGCTTGCAGAACGGCGCGGTTGTGGCTGCGCAGGGCGGCAATCAGGTCCGGTAAGACGATATCGACGGGAAGTTTGGTCATGCTGCTTGGTGCGTGTTTGTGCGCATGGGGTCAAGCTGGGGGCGGATTTTCTGGAAAAATCCGTGCCTAGATCGCCATGCGAAATCTGGGGCCGCCGGGGTCTGGACGTGCCTCAAAACCACACGCGAGGTATGCGTTTTGCGCCGATGTATTTTCAGCCGCTGTTGCGATGTGCAGGTAGCTGCAGGCGTTGGCCGCCGCAAACCGCGCGGCTGTCTCGATGAAAGCACGCCCGACGCCTGCGCCCCTGTGCCCGTCGCGCAGGTAGAGATGGTTGATGTCGATCCCGCGCGCCCCGTCTGCGATCTTGGAGAGCGGAAGCAGCACCATGTAGCCGATCAATTGCCCGTCCAGAACCGCGACAAAGACATGCCACCACGGGTTTGGGCCTGTGGTGTCGCGTGTGACCGTTTCAATACTGGCGGTGCCGGTGTCATTGTGAAACGCGGTCAGTTCGTGGATCATCCGCACGACATCCGGAATGTCATCCGTTTCAAGCGGGCGGATTGTGAAAGGGGGCATCGGGGATCCTCAAAACGAAAAACCCGGCTGTTCTAAAACAACCGGGCCTTCCAATTCAAATCAACGGGACTGGCTTAAGCCGCAGTCGCCTTTGAGATCTCTTTTTTGACTTTGAGCGCGCCATCGGACAGCTCAGCGTCTTTTGCTTTCGCCATGAACGCGTCCAGACCACCACG
The Rhodobacteraceae bacterium S2214 genome window above contains:
- the hrpB gene encoding ATP-dependent helicase HrpB; translated protein: MTKLPVDIVLPDLIAALRSHNRAVLQAPPGAGKTSRVPLAMLDAEVTPGKIIMLEPRRLAARAAADRLAEQLGETTGQTVGYRMRGDSKSGSRIEVVTEGILTRMIQSDPELPGIGAVIFDEFHERSLNADLGLAFVWEIAQVLRDDLQIVVMSATLDAAPVAALLDDAPIITSEGRTFPVTRHYLPRALPPKTRIAHATADMIHEIAPQSAGGILVFLPGEGEIRETAKRLNLPADHHIRPLYGAMPFKDQRAAIAPVTQGRKIVLATSIAETSLTIEDITVVIDAGRARRSRFDPNSGMSRLVTEKVSRAEATQRAGRAGRVAAGDAYALWTKGEDGALAAFPPAGIEVEDLAPLAIELDVWGSDDLSFLTPPPPGPLAEARALLTTLGARDGQGKITAHGRKLAALPVQPRLGHMLLTAGKQAAPTAALLSARDPLRGAPADLSLRMKALRGNYDGPGQINHAALQQIKADIPRLAKGLDDKPHLELAAQLALAYPDRIGLRRKGDAPRYVLSGGKGAVFDAADTLAGQRLIVATDLDGDTREAKIRQAAAIDEATLRDLYGDQIHWHDICTWSKRDGRVLTRKQETFGALILDDRNWTDPDPMMVATAMCDGIRQLGLRFSAAANRFRARVALGRDSDPSLPDMTDERLMATLDDWLLPHLDGVKTTADWKNFDALQALRSMLDWGQMQRLDTTVPPHFTTPMGRKTPIDYDGEAPEITLRLQELFGVTRHPTVGKTPLRITLLSPGQKPVQTTTDLPNFWKTSYADVRKDMRGRYPRHPWPEDPTQADPTLRAKPRGT
- a CDS encoding GNAT family N-acetyltransferase is translated as MPPFTIRPLETDDIPDVVRMIHELTAFHNDTGTASIETVTRDTTGPNPWWHVFVAVLDGQLIGYMVLLPLSKIADGARGIDINHLYLRDGHRGAGVGRAFIETAARFAAANACSYLHIATAAENTSAQNAYLACGFEARPDPGGPRFRMAI